The genomic segment CCTTGTGAGCCATTAGCTCAGTCGGTAGAGCATCTGACTTTTAATCAGAGGGTCGGAGGTTCGAATCCTCCATGGCTCACCATTTTCTTTTTTTGAAGTACCCAGCCGCGGGTGTGGCGGAATTGGCAGACGCGCTAGATTTAGGATCTAGTGTCTTTGACGTGGGGGTTCAAGTCCCTCCACCCGCACCATCTGTCGTAATGACGCGGAAGTAGTTCAGTGGTAGAACACCACCTTGCCAAGGTGGGGGTCGCGGGTTCGAATCCCGTCTTCCGCTCCATTTAAATTATGCCGGGGTGGCGGAATCGGCAGACGCACAGGACTTAAAATCCTGGGGAGAGGAATCTCCGTGAGGGTTCAAGTCCCTCCCTCGGTATTGCTCAGGATGACTCTTCGAGCGCCCTTAGCTCAACTGGATAGAGCGTCTGACTACGGATCAGAAGGTTGGGGGTTCGACTCCTCCAGGGCGCGCCATTTTAGAAATTAGAAGTGAGAAGTTGGATGTAAGAGCAATAAGTTTTTTTCGAGCATTTCCAACCTCAAACCTCCAATTTCCAACCTCTAGAACGGGAAGTAGCTCAGCTTGGCAGAGCACTTGGTTTGGGACCAAGGGGTCGCAGGTTCAAATCCTGTCTTCCCGACCATTGTTCAAGTTCATAAGGGGCCTTAGCTCAGCTGGGAGAGCGCCTGCTTTGCACGCAGGAGGTCAGCGGTTCGATCCCGCTAGGCTCCACCATATTCATACGAGATGAGTGAGATTAACGAAAAAGTTAACCTCACTTTTTTTATTATTTCCGAGGAAATGCTCAAGTTTTGTCGAATGAAGGGTGTAAGGATCAAGCAGTCTAACACATATAGATTTTATGGAAAAATGTTTTCGTTCGAGAAAGGTGAGGAGACATGTTGGGATTACCTGAAGATGCATGGGTGATGACGATCCGTCTGTTTGTTGCTGCGGTTTTAAGCGGTGTGATCGGCCTAGAGAGAGAGGTTAAACAACATCCGGCCGGATTTCGCACGCATTTGTTGGTCGGTGTAGGTGCCTGCTTAATGATGCTTTTATCCATTTATGGTTTTCAAGAATTCATCGAAGAAAATGAAAATGCGCGTCTCGATCCGGCGAGACTTCCCGCTTATGTTGTCAGCGGAATTGGTTTTTTGGGAGCGGGCACGATTCTCGTTCACGGGGTAACGGTGAAAGGTTTAACGACAGCAGCATCAATTTGGGTGGTTGCCGGTATCGGCCTCGTTGTCGGAAACGGGATGTTTTTTGAAGCGGTATTGACCACGATCATCGTCGTCCTTAGTTTACTCTTTTTGAACAAATTCGAAAAAACTTGGATTGGCCGTGCCAGTGCGGAACGTTTGAATGTCGTGGTCAGGAACAAGGCGGTTGAATTATCAACGGTGGTCAACCTCGTTGAGAAACAAAACATTGAGGTGCATAAAATTTTAGTTGAGGATTATCCGAATCATCGGGAGCTCGACTTGATCAAATATACGTTGGTCGTTTCGTACCCCGAACGAAAGTTAACACCGAAGATTTATGATGATTTGTATTCGGTCGACTATATTTACAAAGTGTATACGACCGATTAAAGGCTGCCAAGACCGGCCATAATGGAAGTGAAGTTCATTTACAAACGGTCGCCGAATCGCTATAATACAAGTAAGATCAAAGATAGTCAAAGTCAAAAGGAGAAGAGGAAAGTTGAAAAACATTTCGGACATCATTGAGCAATATTTGAAAAAGGCTTTGCATGGGAGCGGCGACGATGTTGTCGAAATCAAGCGCAGCGAAATGGCGGAAAAATTTCAATGTGTCCCTTCTCAAATCAATTATGTGATCAACACGCGCTTCACGATTGAAAAAGGTTATATTGTGGAAAGTAAAAGAGGAGGAGGGGGATACATCCGCATCATTAAGGTCGTCCCTGAAGACGACGTGCATTTGCTCGACGATGCGATGGCGTTGATCGACCATCGTGTATCCCAACAGACCGCGGAAGCGATCGTCCTTCGGTTGCTTGAAGAAGAAGTGATTACGAAACGCGAAGCGAAAATGATCTTGAGCGCGGTCGACCGGACGGTGCTGAATGTTGAACTGCCGCTTCGTGACGAATTAAGGGCGCAAATTTTAAAAGCGATGTTGATCACCTTGAAGTATAAAAATTAACGCGGGAGGGAGTGGGAGTCCTATGGAATGTCAAGAATGCCATGTAAGACCCGCGACGCTTCATTTTACGAAAATCGTTAATGGCGAAAAAAACGAAATTCATATATGTGAGCAGTGCGCGAAGGAAAAAGGGGATTTTCATCCGGCTTCGAACAGTTTTTCGATTCATCACTTGTTGTCGGGACTGCTCGGCTTTGAAGATTCGGTCGGCAGCCAAGGGGCGATGCCCTTACAGAACGAGGAGCCTGACAAATGCCCGAATTGCGGCATGACTTACGGGCAATTCACGAAAAGCGGAAAGTTTGGCTGCTCCCGTTGTTACGAAGTGTTCGAGGAAAAACTCGACCCCATCTTCCGAAGGGTTCACGGCGGAAATGTTCGTCATACGGGGAAGATTCCGAAACGCGCCGGAAGCGGCATCAAAGTAAAGCAGCAATTGGAGGAATTGAGAGCCCGGCTGCAAGAACATATTCGAAAAGAAGAGTTTGAGAAAGCCGCCCAAGTGCGGGATCAGATTCGTTCATTGGAAAAAAAGGGGGAATAGCCGATGTCCTCTTTGGAACGGTTTATGGCTGATGCAGTCAGCCCGTGGATGAGCGCAAAAGGCCCAGATGCCGATATCGTATTGTCGAGCCGGATTCGCTTGGCTCGCAATTTGCATTCGTATCCATTCCCCATTTATGCTTCTTCCGAAACGAGTCTTCACGTCTATAATGAATTAAAGGAAAAGGTGAATGGAAAATCGTACAGTGACCTCGGGAAATTTGACATGGTCACGATTTCCGAACTCAACCCGATCGAGAAACGTGCACTCGTGGAAAAGCATATGATTAGTCCGTATCTCGCGGAAGATTCGGTACACGGCGCGTTGCTCATCAACGAAAGCGAATCCGTCGGCATTATGATTAACGAGGAAGATCATCTTCGCATCCAATGCTTGTTTCCGGGATTTCAACTGAACGAGGCTCTTACGCTGGCGAACGGCATTGATGATTGGCTTGAGCAAAAACTCGACTACGCCTTTGATGAAAAAAGGGGCTATTTAACGAGTTGCCCAACAAACGTCGGTACAGGTATGCGCGCATCCGTGATGATGCACTTGCCTGCGCTAGTGATGACGCAACAAATGAATCGCATCGCTCCGGCTATTAACCAGCTCGGATTGGTCGTTAGAGGCATTTACGGAGAAGGAAGCGAAGCACTCGGCAACGTCTTTCAAATTTCGAACCAAATCACATTAGGAAAATCCGAACAAGACATCGTCGAAGATTTGCGTGGTGTCGCGATGCAGTTGATCCAACAAGAAAGAAGTGCCCGCAAATCGCTTTTGGATTCGTTGAAAATCCGAATGGAAGACAGGGTTTGGCGTTCGTATGGGACATTGGCGCACAGCCGGGTGATTCAATCGAAAGAAGCAGCCACCTGTTTGTCCGATTTGCGTCTCGGCATCGACATGGGCCTGATTGAAGGGGTCTCGCGGGAAATTTTAAATGAATTAATGATCTTGACCCAGCCGGGATTTTTGCAGCAATACGCAGGAAAAACACTCAGCTCTGAAGAAAGAGACGTACTGAGAGCCACTCTTATTAGAAAGAGATTAAAATTGGAAAACAAGCACGAGACATCCGATTAACAGGAGGCGAGAAACGCTATGATGTTTGGAAGATTTACGGAACGCGCACAAAAAGTGCTGGCCCTTTCTCAAGAAGAGGCCGTGCGCTTAGGCCATAATAATGTCGGCACCGAACATATTTTGCTCGGTCTTGTTCGAGAAGGCGAAGGCATTGCCGCAAAAGCGCTCGCAGCTTTAGGACTCGAAACCGAAAAAATTCAAAAAGAAGTGGAGACGCTGATTGGCCGAGGGCAGGACGCGGTGCAGACGATCCATTACACCCCGCGTGCGAAAAAAGTGATTGAATTGTCGATGGACGAAGCGCGCAAGCTCGGGCATTCCTATGTCGGTACGGAACACATCTTGCTCGGGCTTATTCGCGAAGGTGAGGGCGTAGCCGCGAGAGTGTTAAACAACCTCGGCATCAGCTTGAATAAAGCGCGCCAACAAGTGTTGCAGCTCCTGGGAAGCAGTGAATCGTCGTCTGCCGGGCACCAAGGTACACGTGGAGCTGGCGGCGCTAACACGCCGACGCTGGACAGCTTGGCACGCGATCTCACGCAATTGGCGCAAGAAGGCGGACTCGATCCGGTTATTGGACGCAGCAAGGAAATCGAGCGCGTCGTTGAGGTGTTGAGCCGCCGGACGAAAAACAATCCCGTGCTGATCGGCGAGCCGGGCGTCGGTAAGACGGCCATTGCTGAAGGGTTGGCGCAGCAAATCGTCAACAATGAAGTTCCCGAGATTTTGCGCGATAAGCGTGTCATGACATTGGATATGGGGACGGTCGTCGCCGGTACGAAGTACCGCGGTGAGTTCGAGGACCGCTTGAAAAAGGTGATGGACGAAATTCGCCAGGCTGGAAATATTATTTTGTTCATCGATGAATTGCATACGTTGATTGGTGCGGGCGGTGCCGAAGGCGCGATCGATGCGTCGAACATTTTGAAGCCTGCGCTCGCGCGCGGAGAACTGCAGTGCATCGGTGCGACAACGCTTGACGAGTACAGGAAATATATCGAAAAAGATGCCGCGTTGGAACGCCGGTTCCAACCGATTACGGTCGATGAACCGTCGAAAGAGGAATCGGTACAAATTTTAAAAGGATTGCGTGACCGCTATGAAGCGCACCATCGCGTCACGATCACAGACGAAGCTATCGAGGCAGCGGTTCAGCTTTCGGCCCGTTACATTTCCGACCGCTTCCTTCCCGATAAAGCCATTGACTTGATCGATGAAGGGGCATCGAAAGTACGGCTGCGTTCGTACACGGCGCCGCCGAATTTGAAAGAGTTGGAGCAAAAGCTCGAAGAAATCCGCAAGGAGAAAGATGCGGCGGTGCAAGGACAGGAATTCGAGAAAGCGGCGTCGTTGCGCGACAGCGAGCAGAGGTTGCGCGAGCAGCTGGAAGCGACGAACAAAGAATGGAAGGCGAAGCAAGGGCAGGAAAATACGGAAGTGACACCGGAAGATATTGCGCAAGTTGTCGCGAACTGGACCGGTATTCCGGTCAAGAAGCTCGAACAGGAAGAGAGCGAGCGGTTGTTGAAAATGGAAGAAATCCTGCATAATCGCGTCGTCGGGCAGGAAGAAGCTGTGAAGTCGGTTTCGCAGGCCATTCGCCGTGCACGTGCGGGGCTGAAAGATCCGAAGCGGCCGATCGGTTCGTTCATCTTCCTCGGACCAACAGGTGTCGGCAAAACGGAATTGGCGCGAGCGGTTGCAGAAGTGTTGTTTGGTGACGACGAAGCGATCCTTCGCATCGACATGTCGGAATACATGGAGAAGCATACGACTTCGCGACTGGTCGGTTCGCCTCCGGGTTATGTTGGTCATGAAGAAGGCGGACAGTTGACGGAAAAAGTACGACAAAAACCGTATTCGGTCATCTTGCTCGACGAAATCGAGAAAGCGCATCCGGAAGTGTTCAACATTTTGCTGCAAGTGCTTGAAGACGGGCGGTTGACGGATTCGAAAGGACGCACGGTCGATTTCCGAAACACCGTATTGATCATGACGTCAAACGTTGGCGCGCAAGAACTGAAGCGTAACAGTCATGTCGGGTTCAATGTCGAAACCGAAACGAAAGCGGAATACAGCAAAATGAAAGAAAAAGTGATGAGCGAGTTAAAGCGCACGTTCCGTCCTGAGTTTCTTAATCGAATCGATGAAATCATCGTGTTCCACGCCCTTGAAAGGGAACATTTGAAGAAGATTGTTTCCTTGATGTCCGAACAGCTGAAACGGCGTTTGAAAGAACAAGATATCGATCTTGAATTGACGCCGAAAGCGGAAGAGAAAATTGTCGAACTCGGCTATGATCCCGAATACGGAGCACGTCCGTTGCGCCGTGCGCTTCAGAAGCAAATCGAGGATCGTTTGTCTGAAGAGTTGTTGAAAGGAAACATCGAAAAAGGAAAGAAAGTCAAAATCGGCATAAAAAACGGCGAATTCTCTGTAGAAACAACCGTGAAAACCGGCTCTTAAAGCCGTTTCCCCGGAAGACGCCAGTCTTTCGGGTTTTCTTTCTTTGATTCAGCGGGGGGGATCGGTCATGGCGAAAACGAAAGTGAAATATATTTGTCAAGAGTGCGGTTATGAGTCTCCGAAATGGATGGGGCGTTGCCCTGGATGCCAAACGTGGAATACGATGGTCGAAGAAACGTTCCGGCAGGCGACGCCTTCTTCTCGAGCCGGCCTGACGCAGGCGGCGGGCGGAAAACCAATTGCGATTTCGGACGTAAAAGGCGAAAAAGAACCCCGGGTGACAACGGAAATGAGCGAGCTGAACCGCGTGCTCGGCGGTGGAATTGTCCCTGGATCGCTTGTGCTCGTGGGAGGCGATCCGGGTATTGGCAAATCGACGCTGCTCCTGCAAACGTCCGATCAATTGGCACGTAAAGGATATAAAGTGTTGTACATTTCCGGCGAAGAATCAGCAAAACAAACAAAGCTGCGTGCTGAGCGTTTTGGCATCAACGCAGCAGAATTGTATGTGATGGCAGAAACCGACCTTGACTTAATCGAAAAAGCTGTGGGCGAGCTGAAGCCGAATTTTTTAATCGTCGATTCGATTCAGACCATCCATCGAAATGATTTGTCTTCCGCTCCCGGCAGTGTTTCACAGGTGAGGGAATGTACAGGCGGATTGATGAAAATTGCAAAGATGAGCGGCGTCGCGACTTTTATCGTCGGCCATGTTACAAAAGAAGGTTCGATTGCCGGGCCGCGGCTGCTTGAACATATGGTTGATGCGGTGCTGTACTTTGAAGGGGAACGCCATCATACATACCGGATTTTGCGTGCGGTCAAAAATCGATTTGGTTCGACGAATGAAATCGGTGTGTTTGAAATGAAAGAAGCGGGACTTGCGGAAGTGCTTAATCCTTCGGAGATTTTTCTCGAAGAGCGGTCGAAAGGCGCAGCCGGTTCGACTGTTGTTGCTTCTATGGAAGGAACCCGTACGGTTCTTGTCGAAGTGCAGGCGCTGATTACACCGACGAGTTTTGGCAATCCGCGCAGAATGGCGACCGGTATAGACCATAATCGCGTATCTTTGCTTATGGCGGTTCTTGAAAAACGTGTAGGGATGCTGCTTCAAAACCAAGATGCCTATTTGAAAGTTGCCGGCGGTGTGCGTCTAGACGAACCTGCCATTGATCTCGCGATAGCCGTCAGCATTGCTTCAAGTTTTCGTGATCGAGCGGCAAATCCGAGCGATGTGGTCATCGGCGAAGTCGGACTCACCGGCGAAGTGCGAAGGGTATCGAGAATCGAACAGCGCATTCATGAAGCAGCAAAGCTCGGATTCACGAGGGCGATCATCTCCGCGAAAAACCTCGGGGGCTGGTCGGCTCCGGCAGGCATTGAAGTCGTCGGAGTCCGTACTGTTGCTGAAGCATTACAGCATACGTTGGGAGGCTAGCACATGGATCAAAACCAAATCAGTGAAATATTGCAATTCGTCGCTCCAGGCACTCCACTGCGGGAAGGCATTGACAACGTGCTGCGTGCAAAAACGGGCGGGTTGATCGTCGTCGGCTTCAATGATCGCGTGGAAAAAGTGGTCGAGGGGGGTTTTTCCATCGACTGCCCGTTCTCCCCGGCGGCTTTGTACGAGCTGGCGAAAATGGACGGGGCGATTATTTTAAATGGAAATGGAACGCGGATATTGCGGGCCAACACGCAATTGATTCCGGATTCTTCGGTTCCTTCGAACGAAACAGGCATTCGCCACCGAAGCGCGGAACGAGTGGCGATTCAAACGGCAACGCTCGTCATTTCGATCTCGCAGCGCAGGGATGTCGTGACCCTTTACCGGGAACATTTTCGTTACACGTTGAATGAAATCGGCGTAATGCTCGCGAAAGCGAATCAGGCGATTCAAACCTTAGAAAAATATAAAACGGTGCTCGATCAAGGCGTCACCGATCTTGGCGCACTTGAATTCGAGGAGTTGGTCACGTTTCAAGAAGTCACCCAAGTTCTTCACCGCATTGGAATGGTTTTGAAAATCAAAAACGAAATCGGCAAATACGTCAATGAACTGGGAACGGAAGGTCGTCTCATAAAGATGCAAATGCAAGAGCTCGTGGCTGGAGTGGAGAAGGAAACGATATGGCTCATCCGCGATTATGCACGGAATAAAGACATGGATCCGAATCATATCATGGAACAGTTGGGCAAACTGTCGAACGATGAATTAATGCAGGAGCGCGTCATTATGAAGCTTCTCGGTTATCCGCAAGGCACCCCATCCGAAGAAAGCATTTATCCGCGCGGGTACCGGATTTTGCACAAAATCCCCCGCTTGCCTTCCGCGATCGTCGAAAATTTAACGAACGAGTTCGACCATTTGAACCACATCATGAAGGCCACGATCAATCAGTTGGATGACGTCGATGGTATCGGAGAAATTCGCGCCAGAAAAATCAAACACGGCCTTGAACGGATCCAAGAGCAATTATTTGTCGATCGGAATCTATAATTGACGAAAACTGAAATGATGTGTTAAAATACTAAATTCCCTTCATTGACACCATTAAAGGCCTATGTTACCGTATAATCAACCGGCTTATGGAAAATTTTATGAGTCATCCGTGTAACATTCGAGTGAAGATTTGGTTACAATGGGGCATAAAGGGTGTGAAAATGCACCCGTTCATATTAAATTAAAATCATAGGGTTTCAAATTTGCTGTTTTGGTCATAATGGTTGAGGAGGTGAATAACGATGAAAAGAATCGTACAATTGTTTTTTGTCATAATCGGTGCGACCATCGGTTTTGCTTTTATCCCGCAGCTTATTCGAATTTTGAATTTCGGCGACACGCCGCCGTGGGTGACTGACTCTTATACGGGGGCCATTATCGGGGCGCTGTTGTTCTATGTGCTTACGATTTGGATGGCGGATTCGGTCGTGAACTGGATCAAGATGCTTGAAGAGCGTCTCGTCAAAGCTCCGGTCGGAGATGTAATGTTCGGAACTTTCGGGCTTGTTTTCGGTCTTATTGTTGCTATTTTAATTCCTTTACCGCCGATGGATTATCCGGCCTTGAAATGGGCGATTTCCTTTTTGCTTGCCTGTTTGTTCGCTTATTTCGGTTTTCGCGTCGGTTTCAAGAAACGTGACGAACTGATCGGCGTTTTTACAGTTTCGGCGAAAACGAAGGAAAAGAAGAAAGATCCGGACGACCCGCTGTCGCCGGCAAGCGTGAAAATGAAAATTCTCGACACAAGCGTGATCATCGACGGGCGGATCGCAGACATCTGTCAAACCGGCTTCCTCGAAGGCACATTAGTGATTCC from the Bacillales bacterium genome contains:
- the radA gene encoding DNA repair protein RadA, whose translation is MAKTKVKYICQECGYESPKWMGRCPGCQTWNTMVEETFRQATPSSRAGLTQAAGGKPIAISDVKGEKEPRVTTEMSELNRVLGGGIVPGSLVLVGGDPGIGKSTLLLQTSDQLARKGYKVLYISGEESAKQTKLRAERFGINAAELYVMAETDLDLIEKAVGELKPNFLIVDSIQTIHRNDLSSAPGSVSQVRECTGGLMKIAKMSGVATFIVGHVTKEGSIAGPRLLEHMVDAVLYFEGERHHTYRILRAVKNRFGSTNEIGVFEMKEAGLAEVLNPSEIFLEERSKGAAGSTVVASMEGTRTVLVEVQALITPTSFGNPRRMATGIDHNRVSLLMAVLEKRVGMLLQNQDAYLKVAGGVRLDEPAIDLAIAVSIASSFRDRAANPSDVVIGEVGLTGEVRRVSRIEQRIHEAAKLGFTRAIISAKNLGGWSAPAGIEVVGVRTVAEALQHTLGG
- a CDS encoding protein arginine kinase, with the protein product MSSLERFMADAVSPWMSAKGPDADIVLSSRIRLARNLHSYPFPIYASSETSLHVYNELKEKVNGKSYSDLGKFDMVTISELNPIEKRALVEKHMISPYLAEDSVHGALLINESESVGIMINEEDHLRIQCLFPGFQLNEALTLANGIDDWLEQKLDYAFDEKRGYLTSCPTNVGTGMRASVMMHLPALVMTQQMNRIAPAINQLGLVVRGIYGEGSEALGNVFQISNQITLGKSEQDIVEDLRGVAMQLIQQERSARKSLLDSLKIRMEDRVWRSYGTLAHSRVIQSKEAATCLSDLRLGIDMGLIEGVSREILNELMILTQPGFLQQYAGKTLSSEERDVLRATLIRKRLKLENKHETSD
- the disA gene encoding DNA integrity scanning diadenylate cyclase DisA, whose translation is MDQNQISEILQFVAPGTPLREGIDNVLRAKTGGLIVVGFNDRVEKVVEGGFSIDCPFSPAALYELAKMDGAIILNGNGTRILRANTQLIPDSSVPSNETGIRHRSAERVAIQTATLVISISQRRDVVTLYREHFRYTLNEIGVMLAKANQAIQTLEKYKTVLDQGVTDLGALEFEELVTFQEVTQVLHRIGMVLKIKNEIGKYVNELGTEGRLIKMQMQELVAGVEKETIWLIRDYARNKDMDPNHIMEQLGKLSNDELMQERVIMKLLGYPQGTPSEESIYPRGYRILHKIPRLPSAIVENLTNEFDHLNHIMKATINQLDDVDGIGEIRARKIKHGLERIQEQLFVDRNL
- the clpC gene encoding ATP-dependent protease ATP-binding subunit ClpC, producing MMFGRFTERAQKVLALSQEEAVRLGHNNVGTEHILLGLVREGEGIAAKALAALGLETEKIQKEVETLIGRGQDAVQTIHYTPRAKKVIELSMDEARKLGHSYVGTEHILLGLIREGEGVAARVLNNLGISLNKARQQVLQLLGSSESSSAGHQGTRGAGGANTPTLDSLARDLTQLAQEGGLDPVIGRSKEIERVVEVLSRRTKNNPVLIGEPGVGKTAIAEGLAQQIVNNEVPEILRDKRVMTLDMGTVVAGTKYRGEFEDRLKKVMDEIRQAGNIILFIDELHTLIGAGGAEGAIDASNILKPALARGELQCIGATTLDEYRKYIEKDAALERRFQPITVDEPSKEESVQILKGLRDRYEAHHRVTITDEAIEAAVQLSARYISDRFLPDKAIDLIDEGASKVRLRSYTAPPNLKELEQKLEEIRKEKDAAVQGQEFEKAASLRDSEQRLREQLEATNKEWKAKQGQENTEVTPEDIAQVVANWTGIPVKKLEQEESERLLKMEEILHNRVVGQEEAVKSVSQAIRRARAGLKDPKRPIGSFIFLGPTGVGKTELARAVAEVLFGDDEAILRIDMSEYMEKHTTSRLVGSPPGYVGHEEGGQLTEKVRQKPYSVILLDEIEKAHPEVFNILLQVLEDGRLTDSKGRTVDFRNTVLIMTSNVGAQELKRNSHVGFNVETETKAEYSKMKEKVMSELKRTFRPEFLNRIDEIIVFHALEREHLKKIVSLMSEQLKRRLKEQDIDLELTPKAEEKIVELGYDPEYGARPLRRALQKQIEDRLSEELLKGNIEKGKKVKIGIKNGEFSVETTVKTGS
- a CDS encoding CtsR family transcriptional regulator; the protein is MKNISDIIEQYLKKALHGSGDDVVEIKRSEMAEKFQCVPSQINYVINTRFTIEKGYIVESKRGGGGYIRIIKVVPEDDVHLLDDAMALIDHRVSQQTAEAIVLRLLEEEVITKREAKMILSAVDRTVLNVELPLRDELRAQILKAMLITLKYKN
- a CDS encoding PIN/TRAM domain-containing protein, with protein sequence MKRIVQLFFVIIGATIGFAFIPQLIRILNFGDTPPWVTDSYTGAIIGALLFYVLTIWMADSVVNWIKMLEERLVKAPVGDVMFGTFGLVFGLIVAILIPLPPMDYPALKWAISFLLACLFAYFGFRVGFKKRDELIGVFTVSAKTKEKKKDPDDPLSPASVKMKILDTSVIIDGRIADICQTGFLEGTLVIPRFVLEELQHIADSSDVLKRNRGRRGLDILNRIQKELDVKVEIYEGDFEEISEVDSKLVKLAKLVSGIVVTNDFNLNKVCELQGVAVLNINDLANAVKPVVLPGEELKVQVIKDGKEHNQGVGYLDDGTMIVVEEGRDYIGKTIEVLVTSVLQTSAGRMIFAKPKLMERAL
- a CDS encoding UvrB/UvrC motif-containing protein, giving the protein MECQECHVRPATLHFTKIVNGEKNEIHICEQCAKEKGDFHPASNSFSIHHLLSGLLGFEDSVGSQGAMPLQNEEPDKCPNCGMTYGQFTKSGKFGCSRCYEVFEEKLDPIFRRVHGGNVRHTGKIPKRAGSGIKVKQQLEELRARLQEHIRKEEFEKAAQVRDQIRSLEKKGE
- a CDS encoding MgtC/SapB family protein is translated as MLGLPEDAWVMTIRLFVAAVLSGVIGLEREVKQHPAGFRTHLLVGVGACLMMLLSIYGFQEFIEENENARLDPARLPAYVVSGIGFLGAGTILVHGVTVKGLTTAASIWVVAGIGLVVGNGMFFEAVLTTIIVVLSLLFLNKFEKTWIGRASAERLNVVVRNKAVELSTVVNLVEKQNIEVHKILVEDYPNHRELDLIKYTLVVSYPERKLTPKIYDDLYSVDYIYKVYTTD